The genome window CGGTTGCGAGGGACTAAGGGCAAAGTCCCAGATGGTCGAGTTCGGCGTGCCGGGCAGCGCCATCCGCTCCCACGTCCGCCCGGCGTCCGGGCTGCGCCACGCCGCGCCGACCGTGCCGGGCGGGCCGTCGCCGTTGCCCAAGAAAAGCACTTCCGGCCGGTCGGGCCGCTGTGCCAGGCCGCGGCAGTAGGCATGGCCAAACCGCTTGCCCACCCGTTGCGGTTGCCAGGTTTCGCCGTCGTCGTGGCTGATGTTCAAGTCGTTGTTCGTCGTGGCCAGCAGCGTGCGCCGGCCATCGGCGCCGGGCACGATGGCCAGGCCATGAATGTCGGCCGAAGACAGGCCGCGGCCGAGCTTGTGCCACGTTTCACCGCGGTCGCGGCTCGTCCAGACGCCGTCGATCTCGACGCCCGCCCACAGCCGGTCGCGATCGAGCGGATCGACGCGCAGCGTGGTGACGCGGTTGTAGACAATGCCGGGGCATTCTTGGGCCAGCTCGGCGGCGCAGGGCCGCCACGCGCCACCGCCATCGGTCGAGCGAAAGATGCGCGCCGGGCGCGTGCCGGCCAGCAAGCTGTCGGCATGACGCGGATCGCTCAACAGCGACCAGGTGACCAGGTCGTTCATGGGGGCGTCGAGCCGCTGCCAGTTGTCGCCGCCGTCCAGCGTGCGCCAGACTCCCTCATTGGTGCCGGCATAGATCGGCGACGGCGGCCGGGTATCGACCGCCAACGCCCGCACGTCGCACTCGACGAACATTCCTTTCGACGAACGCGACCAGGTGGCGCCTCCGTCGGTGCTGCGCCAGACGCCTTCGCCCACCGTGCCGACGAACAAAACCGGATTGGTCATCGCTTGCTCCTCGCGAAAGAACCGATTGCGGAGTGAATAAAAAAACCGGCTCGCAGGCGGGGTCAGATACCTGGAGCCGGGCAAGCCCAGAAACTTGTCCTGGGACGTTCAGCGTAACGATTGGCCCCCTCCGCTGCAAGGAGATTTAGGCCGTGATTCCCTTCGTCAACTCCATAAACGCCGTTTCGAGGTTGACCTCTTCCTCCTTGAACAGCGTCAGGCGAAAGCCGGCGCCGATCAGGGCCGTGGGCAAATGGCTGTAGTCCTGCGAGCCGGCCGCCAGCTTCACCGTCATCACGCCGTTCGTCGCCGAGACGTTTTCCACGTTGGGCTGGGTTTCGAGCAGCCGGGCGGCAGAGGCGTTGTCGCCCACTACGCCGATCTTCAAGATCGGCTGCCGACGCACGCGACGCATCACTTCCTCGACGTCCGAATTCACTTCCAACACGCCGCGCTCGATAATGCCGATTTTATTGCAGATATCGGCCAGCTCGGGCAGAATGTGGCTGGAAACCATGATCGTTTTGCCCATCTTCCGCAATTCTTTGAGAAGCTGCCGGATTTCAATGCGGGCACGCGGGTCGAGGCCGCTGGCCGGCTCATCGAGCAGCAACACCTGCGGATCGTGCAGCAACACGCGGGCCAGGCCCAGCCGCTGCGTCATGCCTCGCGACAGGCTGGTCACCAACGCCTGCCGCTTGTAGCCCAGGTCGACCAGATCGAGAACTTCATCGCAGACCTTCCGACGCTTGGCTCCCTTGATGCGGTACGCGGCGGCAAAGAACTCCAGGTATTCGATGACTTTCATGTCGTCGTAGACGCCGAAGAAGTCGGGCATGTAACCGATCAGCCGCCGGATTTCTTTGGGGTGCGTGTAGATCGAATGGCCGCAGACGTAGGCTTCGCCCCAGGTGGGGTTGAGCAGCGTGGCCAGGATCTTCATGGTGGTCGTCTTGCCCGATCCGTTGGGACCGATGAAGCCGAACACGTCGCCCGCGTCGAGCTTGATGTCGAGGTGGCTGATGGCGTGCAGGTCGCCGTAGACCTTGGTGAGATCGCGAGTTTCTATCATGCGGTGCTTGAGGGTTTTTCGGACGTAGGGTGGGACCAGCGAGCTTGCGAGCGCCGGCCCACCATCGAAGGGTTCAGGGTTCAGGGTTCAGAAACACTTGAATTGACTTTTGCCTAGCGCCTAACGCCTAACGCCTAACGCCTCACTGCTTCATCCTTCATCCTTCTGCCTTGATCGAGTGGGACAAGAAAGCGATAGAAGGTGGCGTGCTCGTTTTGGGCATCCTCGAGTGGCTCTCCGTCGCGGAGAATGTCGGCGGCGGGCCGGTCGGCTTGTCCCCACAGGATCGCCTGGCCGAGCTGCAGGTGGTCGCTGAGGTCGATGCATTGCTGATAGCGGTTCAGCAGTCCGGTGTAGGTACGTCCGTTGGCGGCCTCATAAAACATCATCTGCTGCAAGATCGAGCGCGGATTGAAGCTGGCCGGATCGTAGGGCGTCGCCATCTGTATTAGGTCGTCGCGGTCGCGTTCGCGGACCAGCTTGAAATCCTTCAACAGCGCCACCAGGTCGCGTTGCTCGCCCGGCCGCACGCGCACGGGACTCCCCGGCGGCAGTTCGTCGAACTCCCAGGCCCATCGTCCCGCCACCAGCAAGCAGCGCCGCAACGGCAGCCCGAGCCGGTTGATCAGCGTCCCCTCCACGACGTCGTCGCGGCCCGACGTGAGGTCGGCGTCGAGCGTGGCGGTCGCTTCGGTTTGCCAACGGCCCACGAAGCTTTTCGACGACCAGATCGGCACCGGAACGTCCTCTAACTGCGAGCGGTCAGCGACAAAACGATAGGGCCGCGCCACGCCGCTGGGAGCCGCAACCGTGTGTTCCATTCCGCCCAGCACATTGCCGGGCAATCCTTGCCACGACAACAGCACCTCGTGTGGTTCGTCCGTCCGCGAGTCGCCGATCTGCGGCTTCAAGGAAAGATTGTAGGTTGTCGTGGCGGGGCTGAAGAGGTTGAACCAGGTGCTGCCGCGAACGCGGCCGCTCGCCAGGTCGACGTCGACCAGGTCGATCTGGTTCACCAACAAACGCTGGCTCTTCATGCGACTGGCCGCCCAAAAAACGCCGCCGCACAAGGCCACCACCACCAGCGGAAACGTGATCCAGGTCAACTCCATCTTCCGCACCACGGTCTTCAGCAGCAAGAAGTCGAGCGGTCCGACGAGAGCGATGTACACCGCGGCCAGCGCCGCCACGGCCCAAAACGGAGCCAGAGAGACGCCGCGAAACTGGTCCAGCGCGCTCCGCAATTGTGCCGAGAGATCGACCAGACCAAGCTGCGCGGCGGGCGGCGGCACGTCGCTGGAATCGTTGCCTGCCGCCACCTTGCCGCGCTGGCCCAACAGCCGTTTGAGCGACAAATTGCGGCCGGCCCAGTCTGCCAGGGGCGGCCGGCTGAAATCGACCGCCGAAAACGTCACTTCGCCGAAAACATAAGACCGGCGGACAAAGAGCGGAAAATCGCCCTCGGCCAGATCGACGTGCCCCTGCACGTCGACGAGCCGGACGGCCTCAACGGACCGTCGCTGACCGCGCGGCCAGCGCAGCGGCACGCCGCCCAGCATCTCCAAAGCGGTCGTGCGGTTGAGCATTGCCACTTCCTCCAGCCGGCCCGGCAGAAACCTCGCCAGGGGACGGTCGCTCGACAGGTGATGCGGACTGTCGGTGCCGAGCGCCAGCAGCAGACGGCCCCCTTCCGTCAACCAACGCTCCAGTGCCGCCAGGCGCTTCGACCCATCGGTGAACGCGGCGTCAAGGCCGGGCGGAGCGGGACCGAGGACCAGCTTTTCGACTCCCTCGTAGCCCAGCCAGTCGTCGGGCAGTTGTGCGGCGTCGGACAGGTTGATCACGTTGGTCCGATCCAACGGACCGCGCACGCGGCCGATCGCCTCTTCGACCCCGATGGCGGTGCCGAGCGTGAGCACCAAACTCTGCGTCGAGGGAAATGCCTTGTGAAACTCCACGTCCGTGATACCGCTGCCGGCCTGAAATGTTTCCGTGGCCCAGACATGCTCGCCGTCGCCGAAGCGAAGCGTGAGCGAGCTTTGCAAAGCGCCGAACTTGAGGTAGCTCGTGACGCGCGTCTCACTGCCGGCCGGCACTTCGACCGGTTCCGTAACCAGCTCGGTGCGGACCGCATCGCCGTCGGGCAGCGACAGCGACAGTCGCCCGGTCACGGTCCGCGGGCCGCCCCGCAGCGTAACTTCGACCGGCGTCCAGAAGCCGACCCTGTAATTCCCCTTGAAACCGACGCGCAACGCCGCGACCGAGACGCCGCCGTCAGCACGTACCGGGGCATTGAAGAGAAGCACGACGATCGAAAAGGTTGCGAGCCGGAGGAATTGCAAATTGCGAATTGCAAATTGCAAATTGCAAATTGACAAGAATCCGCCCCGCCGATCCGTCGCCTGACGCCTGACGCCCGACGCCTGACGCCTCCTGAACCCTGAACCCTGAACCCTGAACCCTCTCATGGCTTCTCCGCGTCGGCACAGGTACAGACAAAGTTGCCGCAGCCCGGACAGCCGGCGCCGTATTTGCGCGTGATCGCTTCGGCCAGATCGACGCCGGCCACGTTGGCGATCGTCGTCAGCCAGGCCAACACGTCGGCGAACTCGCCGAGCCGTTCCTCGTGCGTGCCGCTGCGCAGCGAAGCGGCCAACTCGCCGACCTCTTCCATGAGCCACATAAAAGTGCCGTCGACGCCGCGGGCCAGGTCCTTTTCGAGATACATGTCTCGAATGAGCTGCTGGAACTGGCGGAACGTGGGATCGCTATTGTCGGCTGCGTTCACGGGGAAAGCTTCTCCAACGCCTGGCGAGCTTCCATGTCGTCGGGATCCAATTGCAATGCCACTTTCAATTCCTCAACCGCGGCCTCACGGCGTTCTTGACCGGCCAACGCCAGGCCCCAGAAGCGATGCGCCACGGCGTCCCACAAGTCGGCCTGAATCGCCTGGCGCGCCCAGCGCTCGGCCCCGACAAAGTCGCCGGCAGCCAACGCCAATTGCGCCAGCTTTTTACGCACGAGAAGGTTGTCTGGGTCGTTCTCGGCGAGTTTTTTTAACACATTGGCGAGATTGGCGTCGTCGCCACTCTTCAGGTACAGTCGCGCCAGCAGCTTGAACCAGCGCAGGTCGTGCGGCTGCGCTGCGGCTGCCCGTTCGCTTTCGGCGGCCAGTTCGCCCAGCCGCTCCTTGTCGTCACCGGCCGCGGCCAGCCGCTTTTGCGCTTCGTCGATCGACAACGCGCCGGCCGCTTTCCGAGGCGCGAGCTCTGCCGCCAGCTCCTTCATATAGGCCAGATAGCCGGCTTCGAAAGCGGCTTGTTCGACGCCGAACGACCGCCGCAGCGCCGCGCACGTGTCGAGATTGTCGGCGTAGGCGGCCAGCATTTTCGCCAGGGCGTCGTCGCCGTAGCACTTGAGCATGTATTGCGCATAGAGCTGCGACTGGCAATAGGCGAGTTGCCAATCGGCGCCAGACGCCGGCCGGACAAAGCCCAGGTTGATGGTGTCGAGATGGAACAGTTCGCCCTTCGGCACGCGCTGGACGAGCAGCGTGTTCCACTCTTGCGGCCGCGGATGCCCCTCGACCTCCACGGCCAGCGCCTCGGTGAACCAATGCGGCACATTGAAACTCGTCTGCTGCAAGTTGAGCACGTGGACGAACTCGTGCTTGAGCACCCGCGCCCAGTTGAACTTTTTCCGCAGCTCGCGGGGACTCGTCAGCGCCACCACCTTGCCGGCGCAGGCCCCCACCGTGCTCACATAGGGCAGGCCGACCATGCGGGCACTGAACCAGGTGTGCGCATCGCTGCTGCGGGCGCGGGAGAAAAACTCGAACAGCGATTTCTGCGGCGGCTCAAAGCCAAACCGTTTGACCAGCAACGGGTAAACTTCGTCTTCCAAATAGCGGCTGGCATAGCGGGCCAGCAGCTCGTCCTGGCCGCGGTCGAACTTCAACACGAAATGCGGAGTCTCCAACACGGCGTAGCCGTCGAGCACCTCCAACACTTTCAGGCTGTTGGCCACGCGCACGTTAAACGGATCGATGTCGAAGGATTCATCCAGCAAGCGTTTCGCCTCGGCTTCGTCGCCCAGGCGCAGGCACATCAGCCCCAGCGCCCCGCGCGGCGCGGTCAATTGCGGCATCCGCTCCAGCGCCTCGCGATAATAACGGGCGGCGGCGGGGAAGCGGCGCGAGAGATCGAGCGTGGCACCCAACGTGTAATAGAAATCGCCGGCGTGAGCGTTGCGGCGATCGACCTCGTCGAGGATGTTCGCCACGCGCTCGGACGGCGGTCCGTCGTCGGCGATGCCATCCACGACGGCGTAGGCCGCCGCCAGCCGGCCCAGCGTTTCCTCGTCGAGCGGATTGAGCTTGAGCGCCGCCTCCAAGACAGCGATCGCTTCGGGCGCTTGAAAGTTCGCCAGTTCCACGTCGGCCTTGAGCTGCTGTGCGGCGAGCGACCGCGGATTGATCTCCAGGGCGCGGTCGATGTGACGGCCGGCCGCTTCGAGCTGAAAGTCGGCCAGCGCCAGGGCGGCCAGCGCCGCGTGGACCTCGGCCGCGTTGGCATTGATCGCCAGAGCGGCCTTCAGCTCGCGCGTCGCTTCGGGCTGGTTGTACTTTTCCAGGTACAACATGCCCGCCTCGTAGTGGGCGGGCCAATAGTCGGCGTCGAGCTTCAGAGTGTCGGGCAAGAGTTCGTTTACCAAAAACGAGAACTGCTCGCTGAGCCTACGCCAACGGGCGAACTGGGCTGCGCCGAGTCCGATCCAGTGCAGATCGTCAGCCGTACACTCATCGTGGTCGTTGTAGTAATCGACCAACCACTTATAACCCGCCTCCGCCTGGTCGAGTTGGCCCGCGGCGCGCCAAAGTTCCGCCTGCCACCAGCGAGCGGACAACGAATCGGGGGCGAGCTTCAGCGCCTCGTTGGTTTCGCGTTGGGCAGCCTGATAATCTCCGCGCTGGAAAGCCAAGGCCGCCCGCTCGGCGTGCAATTCAGCGGCGCTTGCGTCCGCGTCAGCCACCTTTTTCAGGACCGCATCGGCCTCGTCGTACCGGCCTTGTGCGGAGGCGCAACGGGCCAAGCCGATGGCGGCGGCGACGGCCTGATTGTCGGCCAGCTTCTGGTACGCCTCGCTGGCTTCGGCGTATTTGCCGGTGAGGTAGAGATGCCGTGCGGCGGCCAACTCATCGGTGGCCGATACGGCGGAGGCGTGCGGCAACGCCAGGAAACAGAGGCACAACGAGATTGCCAAGGGTTGCCGCATCGCCGCTTTTGCCGGAACGGAAAAACGCCCCCTTCCTCCTTCGAGTACCGCGGGCACGCTAACAATATCCTCATAAACCGCTTCAACTTACGTTAACTGATTACCGTCGCGCCTTCAAGCATCTCCCGCGTGCGGCGGGCGGTAGTGATTCCTTTTCAGCCACTGTCAAATCAAATCCGTTATTTTTAGTCAGGTTCGTGGTGAAGCCGGAAAGCGGGCAGTATTATTCCTCACGAAGGAAATCCGCAATGTTCTTCTCGTTCGGCCAGACCATCATCCTGGCGACCGGCGGCAGCGAATGCCAGAGCAGCGGAATCGTGACGCAGCCGACTGCCACCACGCCCATCAACC of Pirellulales bacterium contains these proteins:
- a CDS encoding ABC transporter ATP-binding protein codes for the protein MIETRDLTKVYGDLHAISHLDIKLDAGDVFGFIGPNGSGKTTTMKILATLLNPTWGEAYVCGHSIYTHPKEIRRLIGYMPDFFGVYDDMKVIEYLEFFAAAYRIKGAKRRKVCDEVLDLVDLGYKRQALVTSLSRGMTQRLGLARVLLHDPQVLLLDEPASGLDPRARIEIRQLLKELRKMGKTIMVSSHILPELADICNKIGIIERGVLEVNSDVEEVMRRVRRQPILKIGVVGDNASAARLLETQPNVENVSATNGVMTVKLAAGSQDYSHLPTALIGAGFRLTLFKEEEVNLETAFMELTKGITA
- a CDS encoding MazG nucleotide pyrophosphohydrolase domain-containing protein: MYLEKDLARGVDGTFMWLMEEVGELAASLRSGTHEERLGEFADVLAWLTTIANVAGVDLAEAITRKYGAGCPGCGNFVCTCADAEKP
- a CDS encoding tetratricopeptide repeat protein, whose protein sequence is MAISLCLCFLALPHASAVSATDELAAARHLYLTGKYAEASEAYQKLADNQAVAAAIGLARCASAQGRYDEADAVLKKVADADASAAELHAERAALAFQRGDYQAAQRETNEALKLAPDSLSARWWQAELWRAAGQLDQAEAGYKWLVDYYNDHDECTADDLHWIGLGAAQFARWRRLSEQFSFLVNELLPDTLKLDADYWPAHYEAGMLYLEKYNQPEATRELKAALAINANAAEVHAALAALALADFQLEAAGRHIDRALEINPRSLAAQQLKADVELANFQAPEAIAVLEAALKLNPLDEETLGRLAAAYAVVDGIADDGPPSERVANILDEVDRRNAHAGDFYYTLGATLDLSRRFPAAARYYREALERMPQLTAPRGALGLMCLRLGDEAEAKRLLDESFDIDPFNVRVANSLKVLEVLDGYAVLETPHFVLKFDRGQDELLARYASRYLEDEVYPLLVKRFGFEPPQKSLFEFFSRARSSDAHTWFSARMVGLPYVSTVGACAGKVVALTSPRELRKKFNWARVLKHEFVHVLNLQQTSFNVPHWFTEALAVEVEGHPRPQEWNTLLVQRVPKGELFHLDTINLGFVRPASGADWQLAYCQSQLYAQYMLKCYGDDALAKMLAAYADNLDTCAALRRSFGVEQAAFEAGYLAYMKELAAELAPRKAAGALSIDEAQKRLAAAGDDKERLGELAAESERAAAAQPHDLRWFKLLARLYLKSGDDANLANVLKKLAENDPDNLLVRKKLAQLALAAGDFVGAERWARQAIQADLWDAVAHRFWGLALAGQERREAAVEELKVALQLDPDDMEARQALEKLSP